In Pan paniscus chromosome 15, NHGRI_mPanPan1-v2.0_pri, whole genome shotgun sequence, the sequence CTTCTCCAAGAGGACACTTCTGAGGAATTGGTCATTGAGATATGGGTAGGGGTCTTTTGCCCAAATGACAAGGACAGTAACCTTCCTCATCCCACTCTGATGCCAATCCTTATTTACTCGAATTAAGAATAAAGTGATGTGATTGAAACGGTTGCAGACCCACCTACTCACTTTTCCCAACCCCTGTTCTCTGCTTGGTCAGTAAATGCCCTGGGACTGCTTCCTCAGAAGGCAAACCTAGAGGAGACCAAGCCTGAAGCTGGGTGGGGACAGTGTGACTACCAACCCCCGTGTTCCATGGGAACAGGGTGTTGCATCCCCGGAGGGTGGGCATGGGGAAGAGGGGTGCGGGAGTGCAGCAGGGCTCACTTACCCGGGTAGCCCACGGAGGGGTGCAGCAAGTCCATACCCGAAGTGGTCAGACTCAGCCCATTGACTGCGTAAGGCGGTTGCTTAAGATAAGACATCATGCTAAGGTTGTTTGGAGGTGCAAAGTCGGCCCAAATCAGGGGTACCCAGCTGGAAGATCTTGATGCGCCCGGGGTGGACAGGTTCAGAGTCCTTGGTGGGTGGGTTTGGAGCAGTGGAACTAAgggcaaagcaaacaaacaaacagagggGCTGGTTTACTGCTTCGGAGGCAGCAGCTCTTCCACGTTCCAGCACTAACTTAAAAAGAGCACGGACTAGGCGAGGCAGAGGCTTTTAAAGGACTTGCAgacactccccccacccccatccccacccccacccccagctgctcTGGAACTAGAGGGGATGGAAGGAGACCAGATAAACctgtcttccccacccccaccctaaacttaaaaaaaaaaaaaaagtacccgaAGAAAGCAATTACAATCTGCCTTCCCCAAGAACAAAAACCCGTGCCTTCAAATGCACACATTGCATTCCTATCCCTACATTTGCATAGGACTCATTGGCTGGCACTAGCTAATTGTCTCAAACAAAACTTGATTGGGGCCATTTGCAGAGACAAAGAACTCTTTGGCTAAATAAATAATGCTGATAACAAAGCCCATTGgtgagaaacaaagaaacaattcaAGAAATCTACCTCTCCCCAGACTGTTGCCTTTCCATGGCAGAGATTTTAATTATCTTAGCTTTTTACCACTTTCAACTGCTGCGAACCTAAAATGTCAGTGCGTTTAACATCTAAAATACCAACTCACTAAACCACAAACTTGGAAAAACCGCTCAACCACTATTATTCCACATTTGAAGTCATTTCCGGTAATCATTTTCACCTAATTAGTAGTCTGGGTAATTAGATTTCGAGGTAAGTAACAGATTTATTAGGGTTTTGGAGAACCTTGATTATATGTGTCTAAGGAACGAAAGCTAAACAAACAAGTATTTAACTTTTAATAGACACCCATCAAATATTTAAGCATATTCCAAAAAAGTCTTCAAGATTGGCACAGGGCTTGCCAGAAATTGTGAAGTAAAGTTAGAATCCCACCAATCAGATAATGACGGGACCCCACATTTGTAGTGCAAGCTGCTTCCATGTTGATTTTGATGTGTGGAGGCTGCAGATCCTGCGGGAGGCAAATTTTCAGACATTTGGGTCCTCGGCAGCTGCAGCAGAGTTTCCTGTTAACTCTAACTGCATTTTGCACATTTTAGTTTTGAAGAAAGTAGATACACAAACACCCAAAGTTGTGAAACTAGTAGAATTTCTCCCTACCTTTCAAGTTTCCTACAATCCTATAAGAAAAAGAGCTCAagggggaaaagaaaggaagaaaaagaaaagttatttactTTCTTCAGCTGAGCTCCCCGCCTCCACCCCAGCAAAGAGATTCAAAGTAGATGTTAATATAGACTGGCAGTTTGCAAGTCTGGcctttattttcctaaaatgtgGCACTTATATGCAAGGATCTCTACTTTGAAACTTTGACACCATGAGAGATTGCTTCAAAATGGCGGATACAAGATAAAGGTCTCACTGACTTTAAAGGACTCCGGGTTTTCATATTTACGTTGCTTAAGACAGCAAGGCACAAAAGTCCATAAATGAAACTTAGTAACTGCAACTTCTTTCTGATTTAAATTCAGAGCACAAAAGTCATGCTTTTCTACCCTAAGatctaatttaatataattttataaatgtcttTCTTGGAGGAGTGTGTATTATGCTCAGTACAACTAATTTAGTTGCCCCTACAATACagactttatgtttttgtattgtcttttcttttcaaaatgctgTTCTTTGGAGGCTgcgaaaataaacaaaaatctccAGCTTAGAGGCTGTTTAAACACATATACGACAGCTTTAAAATACAGTTGTATATGTGTTTTAACAGCCTCTAAACTGGAGATTGGAGATTTTTTGTTTAATCGTACTACCTTGCAAAGTTCTGAACTACAGTGCTATAGAGAATCGTAAAATCATATCAGATGTACCCTTGAGAAATATGGAAATGTTCTTACATGTAGAGCTCTCACCCAATTAGAAATGCCTGACACATCATACAATAAAGTAGCACATTCCAACATAAAAAGCAGTAACACACAGAAAGCACCAGGGCCGAGATCCTTCCAGGGGCTCCTTTGCCCTTACCATTGCAAAATGGCTAAAATTCTCAAAATAGACTATTTTCACTTTTGCTCCTGGATCCacctttaaaaggaaaagaggaaaaccaaaacccaaaactaAGAGATTCTCTCCACAACCGGCCTAGCTATGCACTCTGCATAGAAGGCATGGGCCCTTCAATCTAACTTTCAAAGCTCTTTTCCTCTCGAAGCAGGGTCCAGAAGGGGGAAAAGAAATAACTTTTGAAAAATCCACGCCTCACTATGACTGCTCACGAGGTGGCCTCTGGAGAACTCATACCTAGAAGCTGACCGCGGTCGCGCGGCGAGTTCCGGCAGCCGGTCGGCGACCGCACCTCCGGGCGCGAGCGCCTGGGTCCCGCGTTCCTGCCCGGCAGCCCCGCAGCCCCGCAGCCCCGCAGCCCCGCAGTCCTGGCGCCCGAGGTCCCGCTCCACTGCCCGCACCCCCCGCGCAGCCTTATATCTAACGGTCAATTCGTGCAATCTGTCGCTTCTCCCTCCCCCacgccttgttttttttttcttccaagaagCCCATCTTCCAGTTGCTGTGTCCTCGCTCAACAATAATTACCTCGTCCgagaattaattataataaatgttttcttgaTAAACTAACGAGATAATCCGAGGGGCACACGTCCCTTAATTACAGGCCGCCATGCTCCTCTCTGCTTCTCGTCCGGGCTGATTAATTTTCTGcatgatggaaaggaaacaaaactaCGCGGACTGGCGACTGGCCTGCGGCTGGGAAGACGacgaagaggaggaaagaaagaaaaaggagacgtGTGGGCACCGCAGAAAACGGCCGGCGCTGGCCTCTCTCCGGCGAACTCGAGTGAAAGTTTCTGGCCTCGGGGAATCAAATAACTCTGCCACCcgcgagggagggaggaagaaacgTGCCAAAAGGGTTGGCCTTGACTATTAATTATCGTTGGGAGAAAGTCCCGGTGTTAGCGCTGAGGTCTGGGTGTCTACCTTACTCTGGGGGGAGGAGTTCCCTCTCCTACTCCCCTCTGTTGCTAATAACTTTTGGTGGCTGTAAAAAGTCCCGAGCTGAGCAGGAGAAATCCTGACCCCGAAGCTCTAGGATGGAGGGGAGAATTTCTAGGAGCGACTTCCCCGTCCCCTCCCCAAGCAATCCACCACCGCAGGGTCGGCGCCGCTCGGCCTTCGCTCCCCGCGCACCAGTTCTATCTGTGAAGGAAGCAAAAGCCAACTCGGTGGAATCCTGACAGGGGACTTGGGTTTCCAAAAATATGTCCCGAAATCGGGCATCGATTTCAAGAGTCACTTGAACGCAACAACGCGAAGACTTCTTGGGAGTTTGCAGAGCGACCCGTCGCCCGCGCCCGGCGCTGGCAGGGACCTTCGGATGGTTCTCACTGGGCCGATCCATGGCACAGGCTGGGCCTCGGCGAACCCCTCGGCCCCCGCCCGGCCCCGAGCCACGACACCTCATTGTCCTGGAGCCTGGGAAGGGGGTGCGCGAGCGCGCGGGCGAGCCCTGCCTCTCCCCGCCAGAGAACAGCTGAGGGGCCGCGGTCCCAGCGGGAGGATTCCGGTCCCTGGTCCGGCCGCGGCCTTGGGCGGAGTAGGGGCCACTAGCTGCCACTTCTGCCCGCCCCAGGTGCGCGCGGAGGGCTACGTGGGGCGGGCCGCGACCCGACAAACTCATGTTGAAAAAACACTCTTCACGTTCGCTCGGCCTGGTGACCAGGGTCGGGGACCACGACAACCGGGGGTTGGGAGGCTGCGTAATTACAACCCAGGGTGGTTTGGATTTTGGGGGGTGGTggatatttaaaaaccaaaaggaGATCTGGAAGCTTTTGGGAGAAACAGACAACCGAGCTGTGCTAGGCTGAGGGAGAGGAGGCCAAAGAGAGCGAGCAGTGAGCGCCGGGGCGGACGAGAAGCCAGCGCTCCCAGCCTCCTCGGTTATCCGCTCCGGTTTCCGCTCACGTTCAATAGGGGCCGACAGGGGCTCAAGCGGCGGCCCCCGGCCCAGGCCGACCCGCAAGCCAACCGAGCTTCCGGCGCGCGGGCCCAAGGAGGCGCCtggctttttattattgttgGTTCAATCCATCCATCTAGTTACATCTGCATCTTTTTGTCTCGGACTCTAAAAAGGTCCCTGGGATCCATCCAAACGACCCCAACCCAATCTGGGGGCCAAAACGCAAAGATCGCGGGAGAAGCCCAGAACGGCGTtgacataaaaacaaaaccacaaacaaaACCTTCCAAAACACCCCAGATTACATACGCAGCGTTTCGACGACGTTTTGCAGAAGCGACGACCCCCAGGAGCAcgctctctgcctctctcccacTACCGCTCTCATCTCTagatcacatttttctttttgcaacgATCGTTATTACACCTCAAAATTTGTAAGAGAAAAAATACATCCGCCTACAGAACTCCACGTTCGCAGAGGGGCATCGGTCGGTCTACCGACCGATGTGGGGTGATGGCCGACAGACACGGGGACACGTAGATATGGATATAGACAAGACAGACGGACACTTACCTTACAGCCTCATGGGAGGTTAGAAAAAGTCAAATatcctttaaatttaaattccaaaTAGCCAGCTATCCTAAAAGAAATCAAGAGTATTGAGTTAGAAACCTTGCAGTCTTCACCCTTCCATGAAAAAGtcaaacacaaccaaaaaaaaatttttttaaagaacggAAAATGAGGAAGGCGGCTAGAGTTCTAAACACGCGTGGGCCCCTCTGCAATACATACAAAGTAGATGTGGCGAGTGAGGGCTGCtctagcaatttttatttttaatcacagtGGAGGCTGTGTTGGAGCTGAGGCCGGTCCCGCTCTCAGGGAGATTTGCTGAGAAAGCGCCTCTCTGGCAACTTTTTGACGCAAACTCTCCAACCAATGGCAGGGAGAGAATGATTGACACATCTAAGCCagagggaaaataataaaaacacacaacAGGGGGAGGAAAACAGGCCGCTGCTGCACGGGGGGACGAGCAGGCAACAAATCCAGGCCTCCGACATTACCAGAATGTTCTTTAAAGACGCTGGGCTTtgcttaaaatatacattatggGCCGCAGCATGTGAACTAATTGTATAATTAAAATGATGGACAGGGAGTTCTTCTCTTACCCTCTTTCCCCCTGCTTCCTTTACTCAGAAAtttcatttcctctctctctctttttttttttttgttgttgttgttgtttttagggaagggaagaaaggaaacccATGCAATGTAAGAtggaagatataaatatttaagtaaatgctGGAGAATGGCGGGGGATAGGGAGTGACTGGGTTATCACATTCAACCCCAGCAATAAGTGTGTGGATGACAGGCAGAAAGCAAGTCAGACTGAAACTCAAAAACACTACTATGCCGTCTCAGACAGGGCCAGAGCACGCTGACGGCCAGAAAGGGTAAAGGAGGGAGGCCTGGGAGTGCGATGTGGGCATGTagggaaaacagagagagaaagatacacaAGTCCAAGAACAAACTATTTTCTAAAACTCAGTGTCTTCTCTATTCCTTACGCCCTTATAAATATCCttacacatataaataaatgatccCCGAGTGAGAGACCCCGGCTTCTGGTAGGTTCCTGGGGTTTTTTGGAATTGAGAAGCCCACGACAGACTGCAGGGAACACGAACCCCGGAATCTAATCTCAGGGCCCATTTAGgaaaagtagctgggaccacatcgGGCCTCGAGGATGCGAGTGTGAGGTCGACAAGATATCGTGGAAGAGAGCGAACGAGGGAGGCCCCCGTTGGAAACAGTTTCTGTGTTAGAACAAACGCCACCAAACGACCGACACTGCGAGGCCTGGAGCTACCTGGGCTGGCGCCGCCCGAGCCCCGGGCTGCGAGCCCGCAGGCTGGGAACTGATGGGACCTGGGGGCCCGAGCCGGAGAGTGCGACTCCCAGCCCAACTTTTTTGCCTGGCATAGAGAGCAGGGACCGGACAGGTTTCAAACGGATCCGAGTccctagaaaagcaaaaacagactgGGCggagtgtggggtggggggtggctaGTGGAACTGCTGAGTGTGTGTGAATaagctgggtgggggtgggagcagAAGACAGCTCTTGCTTCACAACACCCagtgcaggaaaagaaaaataaaatctcttccTAAAtaccccaccccccgccacccacccaccaccaactaccatcaccaccatggcTAGTGGGCCCAAAGAAACAGCTCGCTGCCTTTAATTTGGGGACCTATGTTAATGAAGTTGGTAATTAATTCGTCGCTTTGTTGTCGGTTCTTATACTGTATGTGTAATCAAATGTGGCCGTCCTTGGGATTTACAGCAATTAACGAATTACGGGAGTGCGCACGAGGCAGCAAGCTCTCGGCAGCCGGGCTCCGGCTCGGGCTCGGCCTGGGGCTGGGGACTCCGCGGCAGCGGCCCCTGTCACAGGTGTCTCTAGAGCTTTGGGCCCTGGCGGCCCCTCGAGCCCCCGAGGGGCCCGGAGCCCGCCCAGCTCCTTCCCGGCCCTCTGCAGCAGCTCCAGTCCGGAGACCCGCTGGCTCTCGCGTTCCCAGGAGTCAAGACTTTCTAGGGGCCCGGGCGGGGGGGAGGGTGAGTACCGACCTTTTttctcaccccacccccactgtaCTGAAACACCTGGCGGCCGCCCCCGAAGCCTTTAATGGggatggtggtggggagggggtacAAATGCCCCGGGCGTTATGGCCCTCGTGGCGCTGGCTGTCGGAGGCACTGGTTGGGTGCGCTTGGTCAGAGTCATGATGCTTTCGATGAATGAAAGGCAAATCCACCTCGATCACCTGAAGCAGAGTCTCCTTCCTACCCCTAGAAAAGACAACGTTTCCCCCAGTTTGATCACAATGATGTTTAAAGCATAAAAGAGCCGAAAAGGAAAAATGGACGTTGTGAATCTGGCAGAGGGGAAGGCCGGAGGAAGGCCTTGGGGACAGTGGGCATGGGGTGGGATGGAGAATTATCAGAACATGCGCTTGTGAGCTAAACCAAGTAAACCACTTTGGACTGGGAGATCCATCTGCTGTAGGGTCCAGTGTCCAGGGAAACCTTTCAAGCCCGATGTAGAGGTTTGCGATGTCCTCCCAGATGGCGGGGGCAGCTGAATCTCCCTAAAAATCCCCCTGTTCTATTCGACAGGGGCAGATTTATGCATGGTGGGGCGTGAGAGGGTTTTGCCCTTCCAGCGGCCGGCAGCAGACAGCTCCCGCTTCTCCTTTGCCCTCTAGTCTAATAACTTCGCAGAAATACAGGGCCAATAAACTACGAGTTGGAAATGGACAGTGTTAAATAAACAAGGGTCTCTTTAAAATTCTCATCCACTTCAGATGTCTAAAGTAAGATTGTGATGATTTTGTCACGGTTTGGTAAATTTACCCCTTTAAGAGGCTTTCATAAATCCCAGAACACACCTTCAGCCAGATTTGAATATAGATTTAGGTTTTAAAACCCAGAAGCTGGAAACACCGCTTTATCAAAGAGAATTTCCCTTTAGCTTAGCAATGTGCTGAAGCTCTTAAAAGATTGgatctgagagagagagacagagaggagaaagagaactagagacagagagaggcagacagggaAGGGGGGGGGGGTgaaagactttctttttctttctagaggAATTCTGCCCAGACTCTGCAGCAGTTGGTAGCAGGCAAGCTTTCTCCCGGGTGTCGCCTTGAAAAGTTGCAAAATTGCTCTTCACCTGTAAGAACATGCTCTTTATCTTCCAGTCTCTTCTTGTCAATTTGGAAATTGCAGACAGCCCGGCTCAGGTACAGTCCCCACAAACCCTATTCTAGGTCAGGACAAAAGCCACTGGCTTTGGGGGAAGGGGGCTGGGCTCTTTTACTGAAAACCTTAGATGCTTGGTGGGAGAAAAAGACTCTTTGGATGAAAAGTCTAACTCTTGATTTTCAGTAAGTTCTTGAACTTCCAATTTACCTAGTATCTGTTcattgtatttctgtgtttaactttttttctgtgtcctgtgtctttaacattttttttctatgaatctGACTTATGGTAGCatgctttgtgtttttaaataattttcattaaaaagtggaTGGTTTTTAATTGCCACTTGTACAATTATTTTGCTACGCATATGAGATATAAGCATTCAGAAGCTAAATTAAGAAAGCCAATACGAAGGGAATCAAATTATTTGTCAGAGCTTGTGTGCAGTTTCTAGAATATGTCTGATATgcatattttgaaatcaagatTCATGCGTGGCACTAACTAGGCTCAATTTCTCCACCACACAAGCCAGGCCAGTTTAAAATATTCCAAACTTTCCTCCAAGTTTATTAACTTTGGtgggggggagtgggggagggggaggggagagaagacaTCCCGGGATTCTTCCAGgctaattaaaaaagaagaacaaaacccATATTCCGTGAGAACATAGCCTCTTGGGGGAAAGGAGCCAGTTAGACTTCCTTAACACTGACTTCAGAAATATGAACATTAATTTCCAATCTTTTCAGCAATTCAGTGGACAGTGAGGGATTACATTTTGCCTTAAAAGCACCATAATACCTAGAAAGAAGTCATTTTTTTCATTAGGTTtttagatatgtctttattataaGCTTTGAGGAGAttaaccttaattttttttaacaaggatTTAAGATTGGAAATGCAGAcaaaatttaggggaaaaaataagGCAACAGATCACTTATAAATTAAGCTTGGGTCTCTCACTCCCTGCACTGCGGTTGCCTCAAAAAAGAGGGTAAGGGAGAAAGAAACAACTTCAAAGATAGGATTGGGCTGTCTCGATAAAAGAGTAGGGAGGCAAACTCCAAATgcgaaaaagaggaaaagaggaccATGTTGTTCCGGAATGAAACGGATTAAGATTGTGTGACAAGTGCGAGATGTGGGGCTGTGAGACATTTATGAGCGGAGTGTGAGCCGGGAGCTGTGCCTCTGTCCCTGAGACTGTGGGGACCAAGGGTGTGTGCAGAGCAAGGTTAGGGTGAGGGATAGGAAGGGCATGTGTGGATGTGAGACAGAGAGAAGTGTGAGgcagagtctgtgtgtgtgtgtgtgtgtgtgtgtgttagaaggGTGTGGATGGGAATGTGGATGGATTGATGAAGGGCGGTAGCTGTCAGTTTACATAATTTTCATCTCCTGGTCCTGAAGTTTCCTTGAAATCAATTCTACTGCAGGCAGCAGCCTTGAGCTTACAGAGCTGATATAAAACAACCATTACAGTCCAATATCTTGCCTGTTTGCAAACTTCATTtaaaactggggaaaaaaagaccCAGGAATGGTTttgtaagaaaggaaaaaagaagaaaagaaaaccacagtgaAGCTTTAAACTAGTTTGGATAAATCTCTAATCTTTTATTTGTAACCTTTTACAAGCTTTATTTCCCGTATATGAAAAGCTTCTTTTATATGGGCACGACAGACTTTTCCTTTGGATTTTTAATTAGAGTCCATCAATTGTAGCCATATTTAAGAATCAATATAAAGTAATCCTTCGAGATGGGATAAGGTTTTAATCGAAAATCTAATTTCCCACTCTTTGCAGATCATTTTAAGAGGCTggttgataaaaaaaaaaaagagttcaatttttaaaagacataacacCTAAAACCTGGAAAAGATCATGTCTACAAGAAACCAACTGATGTTGCCTCACAAAGAAAAAGTCTGGCTGTTgttgggaactttttttttttttctacttggaagaatttgacttatttttctctCAAACAGTATTCCCTAATGTGGCTCCTATGAGAGTATTCACattgaatggagaaagaaaaagacagacattgtttgtttgaaacagtATTTCATATGCAAAAGGTAGCaaccttaattttttattaacaaagaaaacataaatcttGACAGATCCCCTTCACTACATGCTCCCAAATTCTCAAGATTAGAGAATAAATAACacatactttttcatttttgtgcatGAATGCAAACTTTCCATTTTCGGATTCAGGAATGAATATTGCTGAccaattttaaaacttcaaaattagaattttgcaatttttaatttttttgcaacaATGGAAAAGTTGCTTATCTCAAAGGCATAGAATTTTAAACAGTTCTACCAGGGTCACTGGCTTTCAGTTTgtcttaaaagagaaaagaaaagaaaatgaaagcaaggaagaaaggaaataaacaaacaaacaaatgaaaactaatTGTAGGTGCACAGTCCAGACCGTTTGTGCTGCTGAACGATTAATCTGAGATATTTGTTCAAAGGCCGAACATTATATAAATGTGCATAGTGCATTTCCAACATTCACCGCTTAGTTTAAGATCTGCAAATCATCCGTAAACTAGAAgggacccccccaaaaaaaagtttataatgtATTTTCAGGCAGTCActgtacttttaaaaactgttgtATCTGTTAAGCTCATT encodes:
- the LOC130540778 gene encoding uncharacterized protein LOC130540778, which gives rise to MWPSLGFTAINELRECARGSKLSAAGLRLGLGLGLGTPRQRPLSQVSLELWALAAPRAPEGPGARPAPSRPSAAAPVRRPAGSRVPRSQDFLGARAGGRRNSAQTLQQLVAGKLSPGCRLEKLQNCSSPVRTCSLSSSLFLSIWKLQTARLRLTCAYIRSLAGARNQQIVE